Proteins encoded within one genomic window of Balneolaceae bacterium:
- a CDS encoding shikimate kinase, whose product MNQPVTSHPVFLCGMMGSGKSTIGKKLAGKLDLPFTDLDTVIEESEGMTIPEIFEQKGESGFREIERKQLIQLAGGMEGVLALGGGSLQNQQIVDHLKIYGWLIFIDTSMDEILNRLSDPSGRPMLESSNELAKRIDSLFDERMQYYEQAHFSVQTENKSIEETTTEIVKKLTIYEGRNYH is encoded by the coding sequence ATGAATCAACCAGTTACCTCGCATCCGGTTTTTTTGTGTGGCATGATGGGCTCGGGAAAATCCACGATCGGAAAAAAACTGGCCGGCAAACTCGATCTGCCATTTACGGATTTAGATACTGTAATTGAAGAATCTGAAGGTATGACCATCCCCGAAATTTTTGAGCAGAAGGGCGAATCCGGTTTTCGGGAAATCGAACGAAAGCAGCTCATTCAGTTGGCCGGAGGTATGGAGGGTGTATTGGCTCTCGGCGGCGGCTCGCTTCAAAATCAACAGATTGTTGACCATCTGAAGATCTATGGTTGGCTTATATTTATTGATACATCCATGGATGAGATTCTCAATCGACTGAGCGATCCGTCGGGAAGACCCATGCTGGAGAGTTCAAATGAGCTGGCCAAGCGGATCGATTCCCTGTTTGATGAACGAATGCAGTATTATGAGCAGGCACACTTTTCCGTTCAAACCGAGAACAAATCTATTGAAGAGACTACAACCGAAATTGTGAAAAAACTGACGATCTATGAAGGCCGAAATTACCATTAA